The Candidatus Cloacimonadaceae bacterium DNA window GATCTTGACGTCCGGAAAATAGACGCGGCGTTCAAATCTGCCGGTCTCGATCTCCATGCTGTAATAGCTGGTACCGCACGTGAGGTTGGGAAAGCAGCGCGTTCCGCTGATGCGCAAAAACTCATCCGTGCAGGCGATGCTGATTTCGTCCTTGTCCACTCCCGCCAGTTCGACGATGATCACAAACTCCGTATCCGTTTGAAAAACATCGCACTTGGGATGCCAAAAATCGTCGATGGCGTCCTCGATGGCGAGGGGGCTATTGGTCAGTGAAGATACTTCACCCAGGATCTTCAGCATTTCGCGTTGGATTCCGATCAGGTTGTTGAATATCTTGTCGTGCATGTGTTTATCCCTGTGAGGAGGCAGGCTTCAATACTCCGTTCTTTCTTTGAAATTGAAAATGACCTGGGTGTCCGGACGGATCTCGACCTTGAAAGTGGCTTTGTTGTTGGTATCGATCTCGGGCT harbors:
- a CDS encoding Hsp20/alpha crystallin family protein — its product is MHDKIFNNLIGIQREMLKILGEVSSLTNSPLAIEDAIDDFWHPKCDVFQTDTEFVIIVELAGVDKDEISIACTDEFLRISGTRCFPNLTCGTSYYSMEIETGRFERRVYFPDVKIDRESPKVQYINGILRISFAISPVLERIIPID